In Archocentrus centrarchus isolate MPI-CPG fArcCen1 chromosome 16, fArcCen1, whole genome shotgun sequence, a single window of DNA contains:
- the cicb gene encoding protein capicua homolog isoform X1 — translation MLNANVLISTKNKWSSGVRRVSRFEDSNTEGTERIGEKKKWRRTRSALEVEKKRKTPHNLQDFVSSEEKMRPLKKHRGRSPPLTRGRGGRRRGGSQPPQEKDPKRVKRETLVKTTQNTPSKRKHSLPTAANSDKEPITNSNTPTREEPTELSKPVESAEKDGKQTEEKTEKEKIGSANGNSTMPTDSVASPTSAPAPLTTATPAIATSHSPSLGSVSSRKTATFKARVPKKKYTYEHFASNASATSAIPTSSPALVHNSYCNINSKVSDNVNTPNNHFKTSNNVSNSINKSTNSNTTSGINMTSNSCAGSHNSFINSSNSRSNSCSGNQPSVLTVDIKAIEVNHFVSMEDRTLRTADSQEGESQSGEHESEGAPNSVRSSSTDTASEHSADLDVMEAPGPGLHQKNYHIPAPLHNSHPKEPNLSEGLAEALAKGMKNQRVLARCVANGIEAANGGRSCPPSHVFRPGVVRRVSVGAVEVQLQGEETLVKYPFHGGSIMTLSGTESTVDFILDAPPPGMTPVAVGTQVCVPFGGEEGDPLLYREGIVTEVDPHPGVSFPYQVLLREEKETPGGGAIEEKEKRNANSQAVWVSRQSLRLLTPPWEVSHLDGGRAKEREREREREERQRREEMEVEREVCQLSIGMGVLGGGGRIGHGFSHDGVIGGHNYGNVHPPTHSSTVTSSVVTSTGHGCGDNYSDQERQKQPNTPEEDVEVSRFNMGHTVGHKPNPATSQHSNILSKSSGYPPSSPHLSVVRSLGPPHLSTVASPQPIPSPALLGSEMNNATLNLPPSKTTPTQTPTPTSGGGSSSTSSRSRTPLSLAQQKYKKGDVVCTPNGIRKKFNGKQWRRLCSREGCMKESQRRGYCSRHLSMRTKEMEAAGGERGGGGGGSSSGTVTPSDLRGRASSEFEWDDTSRESSEASSRGDSRPRLVLPSLLPHDLSSRFDFDECEAATMLVSLGSSRSGTPSFSPISNQSPFSPAPSPSPSPLFGFRPANFSPITASPVLQHRRHRQPSGTGGGGGGGNKTSTPAGGGERERHTSGVQPTFHNNLTFTVPMSPSKRKPDAPPPPPLPSHHHDYTPKTELEPGDHNNSFRVLSPQTPVSHSHTHTPTFSRPRGVTTPSSSRPPSSTAVSPPPLLVSPTPPSPLTTDGGPRRVVPVSQQALRDSPVIVRNPEVPLAKFTECPLGRGGGGGGGGNEGGKESTSSKDITQTHLTPQPVSGLQVPVPINAAAATVPNGTVLLRSPAQTLVLVSPTPSSLPTADTTANPLQALSVTVSTTLTAPAPSSTDSCGEQEENRGTGFGGEVQQPVPCHPSPTALLPLILPAESLHPVPRKDIIMGRPGTVWTNVEPRSVPVFPWHSLVPFLAPTQSDATSQPGEGQHPVNHPQAASLKTECQGVAALPQEPAEAPPTVERGPPSRPPPASDEPPPEKEKGDTERERPDSETESDVDDPFLPGVVPEQPLSTSPVKRRTQSLSALPKDGDKSSPGKREKDHIRRPMNAFMIFSKRHRALVHQRHPNQDNRTVSKILGEWWYALGPKEKQKYHDLAFQVKEAHFKAHPDWKWCNKDRKKSSSDSRGVPGSKDIRERSMSESTEPHSVELKGVGTGLVGVSERSTGEGHASQLTRPRAFSQSAVHSLERSDRGNTQALAELAQMCGDGGNQFSSHAPPLAQSQRGVSEDMTSDEERMVICEEEGDDDVIEDPYPSSAIDLKCKERVTDSDSENGSGDESDRKRVFAPVICSSASSSSSHHTPHGRSVSLSSYPTSKRYDEGRSGGGGFSDHRRKERGEGEGKNTFGGEEGGNGQAPSLSLASGQSVMSTSPAGGPPSSSVSSLGANPLLRVASTVVTNVMRPVISTPLPIASKPRDGGTSSSPHPSERKSLAPQHQPQLLIGSGSGSGATATGGGYYSSSSPNPIGAGVGPGGVVTNLVLGGTLPPQPSVQLITPSPQPQPSQQQALPPTAVSAQHSQTNGPLPLPLLQPQFLPASSLAPPGSKAITQVQYILPTLPANTNPKSPPQQLSQPTSVFNLPTAPPTHVSLANGKQQGGSPLAGYTSSPAVGVVSPGTRVQAQSPALQGKMLVPMATVRTAPAPAQQFPIVAPPLPVQNGAQSGSKIFQLAHMPVVQSQLPQGGAIHPASPFPVTVGTAAVVAPGSAPSQAVLLPPAPTRITYVQSTPGVPSTLPLVSTTTGSSPSQQALPVPGSAYVPSPHVTLGFTAIAPPGQTLVQPLIAGQPPLLAAAQSPQPSTSAPASGSGGQIVTAIYPPSPSVTMATGVVSMAAVPPSVVYSVSSPSSASPHILPKHTATSSIITHPHPDRQTDRHLPLDRPADRQTDRQTERQAELLTHSERQLERQTQTSSSNSSSSAAPPSGSAGSIRPCSPSLQIQTSGSTPGTPKLTLLPVRIPQKVKATVATIPVGSYEGGGRGKERERDKDREREREREKEREREAAANSHFAFDPEPAGQTASPSAHPTEEPASSDRPLEGSSASDSSDSRNKESTTTKEAGWKESLPSSPLPPPSATEPALPPPQTDKDCPTPKKVKARPPPLKKTFDSVDKTGRVLSEVYFEERFAELPEFRPEEVLPSPTLQSLATSPRAILGSYRRKRKNSTDLDSATDEQISPKRKSRRRSSCSSEPNTPKSAAKCEGDIFTFDRAVSFPAPDGEDILTELEFDKVPYTSLRRTLDQRRALVMQLFQEQGFFPSAQATAAFQTRYSDIFPTKVCLQLKIREVRQKIMQTATPSDASGLGISDSASSIPGPSGSQSGEGSGRAGGDPQDEEAEHGTEASLEDPRDSQDSSR, via the exons CACAAAACACACCCTCCAAACGCAAACACAGCCTACCCACAGCCGCCAACTCTGACAAAGAACCAATCACAAACAGCAATACCCCCACGAGGGAGGAGCCTACTGAACTGAGTAAACCTGTGGAATCAGCTGAGAAGGATGGAAAGCAAACTgaagaaaagacagagaaagagaagataGGGAGCGCAAATGGAAACAGTACTATGCCCACCGATTCTGTAGCATCTCCTACCTCTGCCCCTGCGCCACTCACCACAGCTACACCCGCTATAGCCACCAGTCACAGCCCCAGTTTAGGCTCAGTTTCTAGTAGGAAAACAGCCACATTTAAGGCTCGTGTACCcaagaaaaaatacacatatgAGCACTTTGCTAGCAATGCAAGTGCTACATCTGCCATTCCTACCTCTAGCCCTGCTCTCGTGCATAACAGTTACTGCAATATCAACAGCAAAGTTAGTGATAATGTTAATACTCCCAATAACCATTTCAAGACTAGTAACAATGTTAGTAATAGCATTAATAAAAGCACTAATAGTAACACTACAAGTGGTATTAATATGACTAGCAACAGTTGTGCTGGGAGCCATAATAGTTTTATCAATAGCAGTAATAGCAGAAGTAACAGTTGCTCAGGTAATCAACCATCAGTGCTAACTGTGGACATTAAAGCTATAGAAGTAAATCATTTTGTCTCCATGGAGGATCGAACCCTCAGGACAGCAGATTCCCAGGAAGGAGAGTCCCAGTCTGGGGAACATGAGTCGGAGGGGGCCCCTAACTCAGTGCGCTCCTCCTCCACCGACACAGCTAGTGAGCACTCAGCTGACCTGGATGTGATGGAAGCACCAGGACCAGGTCTTCATCAGAAGAACTACCACATCCCAGCTCCTCTCCATAACTCGCACCCTAAAGAGCCCAATCTGTCCGAGGGACTAGCCGAAGCTCTGGCCAAAGGTATGAAGAACCAGAGAGTTCTGGCTCGCTGTGTTGCGAATGGTATTGAGGCTGCAAATGGTGGACGTTCATGCCCCCCATCACATGTGTTTAGACCAGGGGTGGTGCGTAGGGTGAGTGTGGGTGCTGTCGAAGTCCAGCTTCAAGGAGAGGAGACCCTTGTAAAATACCCTTTTCATGGTGGAAGCATAATGACGTTGTCAGGAACTGAGAGCACTGTGGATTTTATTTTGGATGCCCCCCCACCCGGCATGACACCTGTAGCTGTTGGGACCCAAGTGTGTGTGCCGTTTGGTGGAGAGGAAGGGGATCCTCTGCTGTACAGAGAGGGGATTGTTACTGAGGTGGACCCCCACCCTGGTGTCTCATTTCCTTACCAGGTGCTGCtgagggaagaaaaagaaactccAGGTGGAGGGGCgatagaagagaaagagaaaaggaatgCAAACAGCCAGGCTGTGTGGGTGTCCCGACAGAGCCTGAGATTACTCACCCCTCCTTGGGAGGTCTCACATTTAGATGGTGGGAGAGCAAAGGAGAGAGAGCGGGAGAGGGAAAGGGAAGAGAGGCAGCGGCGGGAGGAGATGGAGGTCGAGAGAGAAGTTTGCCAGCTCAGTATTGGAATGGGGgtactgggaggtggaggaaGGATTGGTCATGGTTTTTCGCATGACGGAGTTATAGGAGGGCATAACTATGGAAACgtacatccacccacccattcCTCCACTGTGACTTCTAGTGTGGTTACCAGCACAGGTCACGGATGCGGAGATAATTACTCTGACcaagaaagacagaaacagcCAAACACACCAGAAGAAGATGTTGAGGTATCTCGTTTTAACATGGGCCACACTGTTGGTCATAAACCAAATCCTGCGACCTCTCAGCACAGCAACATCCTCTCCAAGTCCAGCGGCTACCCTCCCTCTTCCCCCCACCTCTCTGTGGTGAGGAGCTTGGGACCCCCACACCTTTCTACTGTAGCTAGTCCTCAGCCAATCCCATCTCCTGCCTTACTGGGGTCTGAAATGAACAACGCCACTTTAAACCTACCTCCATCCAAAACCACTCCCACACAGACACCTACTCCCACTTCTGGTGGGGGGTCCTCCTCTACTTCCTCACGCTCCAGGACTCCCCTTTCATTGGCTCAGCAGAAATACAAAAAGGGCGATGTTGTTTGCACGCCTAATGGTATCCGTAAGAAGTTCAACGGTAAGCAGTGGAGGAGGCTGTGCTCCAGAGAGGGTTGCATGAAGGAGTCTCAGCGCCGAGGATACTGCTCCAGACACTTGTCCATGAGGACCAAAGAGATGGAGGCTGCAGGtggagagaggggaggaggaggaggaggcagcagCTCAGGGACAGTCACCCCTTCTGACCTGCGGGGAAGAGCAAGCAGTGAGTTTGAGTGGGACGACACATCCAGAGAGAGCAGTGAggccagcagcagaggagactCCAGACCCCGATTGGTCCTCCCTTCCCTCCTCCCTCATGACCTGTCGTCACGGTTTGACTTTGATGAGTGTGAGGCTGCCACCATGCTTGTGTCATTAGGGAGCTCCCGCTCTGGCACCCCCTCCTTTTCTCCCATCTCCAACCAGTCACCCTTTTCCCCTGCCCCCTCTCCCTCACCCTCTCCACTGTTCGGTTTCAGGCCGGCCAACTTCTCCCCAATTACTGCCTCCCCGGTCCTACAACATCGGAGGCACAGGCAGCCCAGTGGcacagggggaggagggggagggggcaATAAGACATCAAccccagctggaggaggagaaagggagAGACACACTTCAGGCGTCCAGCCCACCTTCCACAATAACCTCACTTTTACAGTCCCCATGAGCCCCAGCAAGCGAAAGCCGGATGCACCTCCTCCACCACCCCTGCCCTCACATCACCACGATTACACACCCAAAACAGAGCTGGAGCCGGGAGATCATAACAACTCTTTTAGAGTGTTGTCCCCCCAAACGCCAGTTTCacattcccacacacacacccccaccttCTCCCGACCCAGAGGAGTGACCACTCCCTCCTCCAGCAGGCCCCCATCCTCCACTGCtgtctcccctcctcctcttctggtGTCCCcaactcctccttctcctctcacTACCGATGGAGGGCCTCGTCGTGTGGTCCCTGTTTCCCAACAGGCCTTGCGGGACTCTCCTGTCATTGTAAGGAATCCCGAAGTCCCACTGGCAAAATTTACAGAGTGTCCCttgggaagaggaggaggaggaggtggcggTGGAAACGAGGGAGGGAAGGAAAGCACTTCATCTAAAGACATCACCCAAACCCACCTTACTCCTCAGCCAGTTTCTGGACTCCAGGTTCCCGTCCCAATTAAtgctgctgcagccacagtACCCAATGGCACCGTCCTTTTACGCAGCCCGGCCCAAACTCTGGTGCTCGTGTCCCCGACACCATCCTCCCTGCCCACCGCTGACACCACCGCTAATCCCCTGCAGGCCCTGTCAGTTACCGTCAGCACAACCCTCACAGCTCCCGCTCCAAGTAGTACGGACAGCTGTGGGGAACAAGAGGAGAACAGGGGCACGGGGTTTGGTGGTGAGGTCCAGCAGCCAGTTCCCTGTCACCCCTCCCCTACTGCTCTGCTGCCCCTGATCCTGCCAGCGGAAAGTCTTCACCCCGTCCCACGAAAGGACATCATCATGGGACGTCCAGGCACAG TGTGGACCAATGTAGAGCCCCGGTCAGTTCCAGTCTTCCCTTGGCATTCATTGGTCCCCTTTCTGGCACCCACCCAGTCAGATGCTACTTCTCAGCCAGGAGAGGGCCAGCACCCAGTCAACCACCCCCAAGCAGCCAGTCTGAAGACAG aGTGTCAGGGGGTGGCAGCGCTGCCACAGGAGCCTGCAGAGGCACCTCCCACTGTAGAGAGAGGTCCCCCATCAAGGCCTCCCCCTGCCTCAGATGAGCCGCctccagagaaagagaaaggagatacagagagggagaggcctgacAGTGAAACTGAGAGTGATGTTGATGACCC CTTCCTTCCAGGAGTCGTACCAGAGCAGCCTCTCTCTACATCACCAGTAAAGAGACGTACTCAGTCCCTCAGTGCGCTGCCCAAAGATGGAGACAAGAGCAGCCCTGGAAag AGAGAGAAGGACCACATCAGGCGACCAATGAATGCCTTTATGATTTTCAGTAAGCGCCATCGAGCATTGGTGCACCAGCGGCACCCAAACCAGGACAACAGGACAGTCAGCAAGATTCTTGGGGAGTGGTGGTACGCTCTGGGAcctaaagagaaacagaaatacCATGATCTGGCATTCCAG GTGAAAGAGGCCCACTTCAAGGCCCACCCAGACTGGAAGTGGTgcaacaaagacagaaagaagtCCAGCTCTGATAGTCGTGGGGTACCAGGGAGCAAAGATATCAGAGAGCGGAGCATGTCTGAATCCACAG AGCCCCATTCTGTGGAGCTGAAGGGTGTTGGTACAGGGCTGGTGGGCGTGTCTGAGAGGAGTACAGGAGAGGGGCATGCGAGCCAGCTTACCCGCCCCAGAGCCTTCTCTCAAAGTGCCGTCCACAGCCTGGAGCGGAGTGACAGGGGTAATACGCAAGCCCTTGCAGAACTGGCACAg ATGTGTGGGGATGGTGGCAATCAGTTCTCGAGTCATGCCCCTCCCTTGGCACAGTCTCAGCGTGGGGTCAGCGAGGACATGACCAGTGATGAGGAGCGCATGGTCATCTGTGAGGAGGAGGGAGATGATGACGTCATTG AGGACCCTTATCCCAGCAGCGCCATAGATCTGAAGTGTAAAGAGCGTGTCACTGACAGTGATAGTGAGAACGGTTCAGGTGATGAAAGTGATCGAAAG AGAGTTTTTGCTCCAGTCATCTGCTCTtctgcttcctcctcttcctcacaccATACTCCTCACGGCAGGAgtgtctctctgtcctcttaCCCCACCAGCAAGCGTTATGATGAGGGGAGATCTGGAGGGGGAGGGTTTTCAGACCACAGGAGGaaggaaagaggagagggagagggtaAGAACACATTTGGAGGTGAGGAAGGCGGAAATGGGCAagccccttctctctctctcgcttctGGCCAGTCAGTCATGTCCACTTCTCCAGCCGGAGGGCCTCCTTCCTCGTCAGTAAGTTCACTGGGCGCAAACCCACTCCTGAGGGTAGCCTCCACGGTGGTGACCAATGTAATGCGTCCTGTTATCAGCACACCACTCCCTATTGCCAGCAAACCTAGAGATGGAGGCACTTCATCCAGCCCTCATCCATCAGAAAGGAAGTCCCTGGCTCCCCAGCATCAGCCACAACTCCTGATTGGTTCAGGATCAGGAAGTGGGGCCACAGCCACAGGGGGTGGGTACTACTCTTCATCATCACCCAATCCTATAGGTGCAGGTGTGGGCCCAGGTGGTGTAGTGACTAATTTGGTGTTAGGAGGGACTTTGCCTCCCCAACCCTCTGTACAGCTTATCACCCCCTCCCCACAGCCCCAGCCATCCCAGCAGCAGGCTCTGCCACCCACTGCTGTCTCAGCTCAACATAGCCAAACCAACGGGCCCCTGCCTCTTCCACTGCTTCAGCCCCAGTTCCTTCCTGCTTCCTCCCTGGCACCCCCTGGGAGTAAGGCCATCACTCAAGTTCAGTACATTCTGCCCACCCTACCTGCCAACACCAACCCCAAAAGTCCACCTCAGCAGCTCAGCCAGCCAACCAGTGTCTTCAACCTGCCCACAGCTCCACCGACACATGTGTCCTTGGCCAATGGAAAGCAGCAGGGCGGAAGTCCGCTGGCGGGATATACGTCCAGCCCGGCAGTGGGAGTGGTCAGCCCAGGAACTAGAG TGCAAGCACAGTCTCCGGCGCTCCAGGGTAAAATGCTTGTTCCCATGGCAACAGTGCGGACTGCACCAGCCCCTGCCCAGCAGTTTCCGATTGTGGCTCCACCTCTTCCTGTCCAGAATGGAGCTCAGTCAGGAAGCAAG atctTCCAGCTAGCTCACATGCCAGTTGTCCAGTCCCAACTGCCTCAGGGTGGAGCAATACATCCTGCCAGCCCCTTCCCCGTAACAGTGGGCACAGCTGCTGTGGTAGCGCCAGGATCAGCCCCCTCCCAGGCTGTTCTGCTCCCGCCAGCACCTACAAG GATCACCTATGTCCAGTCAACTCCAGGGGTCCCATCCACCCTGCCGCTAGTCTCCACTACAACAGGTTCCTCCCCTTCACAGCAAGCTCTGCCAGTCCCCGGATCTGCATACGTACCCTCGCCCCATGTAACACTTGGGTTCACAGCCATCGCCCCACCTGGACAGACACTGGTACAACCACTGATTGCAG GTCAACCACCACTCCTAGCCGCAGCTCAGTCTCCACAGCCCTCCACCTCAGCCCCTGCTTCAGGCTCCGGGGGCCAGATAGTAACTGCCATCTACCCTCCTTCACCTAgcgtcaccatggcaacaggggTGGTCTCCATGGCAGCAGTACCCCCCAGCGTGGTCTACTCTGTCTCCAGCCCGTCGAGTGCTTCTCCCCACATCCTTCCCAAACACACAGCAACCTCCTCCATCATCACGCACCCACATCCggacagacagactgacaggcACCTGCCTTTGGACAGACCTGCAGATCGGCAAACTGACAGGCAGACGGAGAGGCAGGCAGAACTGCTGACACATTCGGAAAGACAGCTTGAGAGGCAGACACAGACCtcgagcagcaacagcagcagctcagcggCGCCTCCCAGTGGCTCAGCTGGGTCCATAAGACCCTGCAGTCCCTCGCTTCAGATCCAAACATCCG GAAGTACACCAGGCACACCCAAGCTCACTCTGCTTCCAGTCAGGATCCCACAGAAAGTGAAGGCAACAGTGGCGACCATTCCTGTTGGCAGCTATGAAGGAGGAGGCcgagggaaggagagagagcgtgacaaagacagggagagagagagggagcgagaaAAGGAGCGGGAAAGGGAAGCTGCAGCCAACAGCCATTTTGCCTTTGATCCCGAGCCGGCGGGGCAGACCGCGTCTCCATCAGCACATCCCACCGAGGAGCCGGCATCCTCTGACAGACCGCTGGAGGGCTCCAGTGCTTCAGACTCCTCTGACTCAAGGAACAAGGAAAGCACAACCACCAAAGAG GCTGGGTGGAAGGagtctctcccttcctctcctctccccccTCCATCAGCCACAGAGCCTGCCCTGCCACCCCCACAGACTGACAAAGATTGTCCTACACCCAAAAAAGTCAAAGCCCGCCCACCGCCTCTAAAGAAGACCTTTGACTCCGTTGACAA gaCTGGAAGGGTGCTGTCAGAGGTGTATTTTGAGGAGCGATTTGCTGAGCTGCCCGAGTTTCGGCCCGAGGAGGTTTTGCCGTCACCTACTCTGCAGAGCCTGGCCACTTCACCTCGTGCCATTCTAGGCAGCTATCGCCGCAAGAGGAAGAACTCAACAG ATTTGGACTCAGCTACAGATGAGCAAATCTCGCCGAAGAGAAAGAGTCGGCGGCGTTCCAGCTGCAGCTCCGAGCCCAACACGCCTAAAAGTGCCGCTAAATGCGAGGGGGACATCTTCACCTTTGACAGAGCGG TTTCTTTCCCAGCACCAGATGGAGAAGACatcctgactgaactggagttTGATAAGGTGCCGTACACCTCCCTACGACGAACACTGGACCAGAGGAGAGCGCTGGTTATGCAGCTGTTCCAGGAGCAGGGCTTCTTCCCATCAG CTCAGGCCACTGCAGCCTTCCAGACAAGATACTCCGATATATTCCCCACCAAGgtgtgtctgcagctgaagATAAGAGAGGTGCGGCAGAAGATCATGCAGACAGCTACTCCTTCTGATGCCTCTGGTTTAGgcatctcagactctgccaGCTCCATCCCTGGACCTTCCGGCTCCCAGTCAGGGGAAGGATCTGGGAGAGCGGGTGGAGACCCACAGGATGAAGAAGCAGAACACGGAACAGAAGCGAGCCTGGAGGATCCTCGTGATTCACAGGATTCTTCTAGATGA